In Macadamia integrifolia cultivar HAES 741 unplaced genomic scaffold, SCU_Mint_v3 scaffold2045, whole genome shotgun sequence, one DNA window encodes the following:
- the LOC122065504 gene encoding probable mediator of RNA polymerase II transcription subunit 26b, with product MSSKTHSLSHWRGVFKAADSDIFELIEYAIMVAASDRPKEFKLRRDRIAEMIFNQEIMQEEKKKEIDGSAYMKRKECNGYSGTESDKDDDTEPSFPEENAEQINNIIAEIYRINRGGEIKIAEEVLRIKGIIEAKLDQSELKLLEPLRRLQLISISFDTLKKTLIGVSVKNLTKHNSKRIRDHAKYLITHWTKKVDQWLIESNEAAAAKKDEQESLQASKRKRKEGCQKAENAKKQHRTKVLELKDLPKGPIAV from the coding sequence ATGTCTTCCAAAACCCATTCCCTAAGTCACTGGCGGGGAGTCTTCAAAGCTGCAGATTCTGATATTTTTGAACTCATTGAGTATGCAATCATGGTTGCTGCTTCTGATCGTCCAAAGGAATTCAAGCTTAGAAGGGATCGAATTGCAGAGATGATCTTCAACCAGGAAATaatgcaagaagagaaaaaaaaggagattgatGGTTCTGCTTACATGAAAAGAAAGGAGTGTAATGGCTACTCTGGGACTGAGAGTGATAAGGACGATGATACAGAGCCATCATTCCCGGAGGAAAATGCAGAACAGATCAACAATATTATTGCTGAGATTTACAGGATCAACCGTGGAGGAGAAATTAAGATTGCTGAGGAGGTTCTGAGAATCAAAGGAATTATTGAAGCAAAACTTGATCAATCTGAACTGAAGTTACTGGAACCTCTAAGGAGGCTTCAATTGATATCTATTTCTTTTGATACCTTGAAGAAAACCCTGATTGGGGTGTCTGTGAAAAATCTTACGAAGCACAACTCGAAAAGAATCCGTGACCATGCAAAGTATCTCATCACTCACTGGACAAAAAAGGTGGATCAATGGTTGATTGAATCCAATGAAGCAGCCGCAGCAAAGAAGGATGAACAAGAAAGTCTTCAAGcttcaaagaggaagagaaaagaagggtgtCAAAAAGCAGAGAATGCCAAGAAACAACACCGCACAAAAGTCCTGGAGTTGAAGGATCTTCCCAAAGGACCCATAGCtgtttag